Within the Opitutales bacterium genome, the region GCCGCTGCAGCCATCAAAGGCGAGGTCGCCGATGCGCGCGAGCTATTCGGCATCCTGGAAGAAGCAGTCGCTTAACACATAGTCATCTCAATACCCATCTCACATGGCACTGGAAAAAATTACCCAAGTCTCTGGTCGGGGCGTTTATGTCCCTGGAGACGATATCGATACCGATCGCATCATTCCCGCGCGCTTTATGAAGTGCGTCACTTTCGATGGTCTCGGTGAATTCTTCTTCTACGACGTCCGCAAAGACGAAGCTGGCAACGACAAGGAACACAACCTCAACGACCCCCGTTTCGCCGACGCGTCGATCCTCATCTCCGGAAACAATTTTGGCTGCGGGAGCTCACGTGAGCACGCACCTCAAGCGATCTTCCGCGCGGGATTTAAAGCGGTGATAGCCCAAGGATTCGCCGAAATCTTCTTTGGCAACTCAACGAATCTGGGCATACCCTGTGTCGCTGCGAGCGCCGAAGATATCGAAAAGATCGTCGCTGCAGTTGAAGCTGATCCATCAACAGAGATCAGCATCGACCTGGATGCACTGCAGATCAAATTCGGCAACCAGAGCGTGCCCTGCACCATTCGTGAAGGTAATCGCCACAGCCTCGTCAACGGCAAGTGGGACCCTATCGCAGAGCTGCTCGAAGGCAATTCCGACATCGACGCCACTGCGGCAAACTTGCCCTACGTGCAGGTATAGCTTCAGTCCGCTCTAAGAGACAGGCATTTCTGGAGGGGGTATCACCCCAGACGGTTTCCGCCGTGCCATCACAGGGCCGACGACCAGTGCCTCGACGACGAATCCCATGATGAGCAACAACGAACCGGTCCAAGGTGTGAAAACACCAAGAGCGCTGAGACTAAGCCCGATAACGACGATGCCCACATTGCGAAGAATCGATGCCGTACCCATGACGAGCGTGCGCCGTTCAACCATGGCCAACCCATGGTAGTGGTTGCGAATGCCC harbors:
- the leuD gene encoding 3-isopropylmalate dehydratase small subunit, yielding MALEKITQVSGRGVYVPGDDIDTDRIIPARFMKCVTFDGLGEFFFYDVRKDEAGNDKEHNLNDPRFADASILISGNNFGCGSSREHAPQAIFRAGFKAVIAQGFAEIFFGNSTNLGIPCVAASAEDIEKIVAAVEADPSTEISIDLDALQIKFGNQSVPCTIREGNRHSLVNGKWDPIAELLEGNSDIDATAANLPYVQV